In Streptomyces sclerotialus, the DNA window CGTGGTCAGCTGCTCCAGCATCGAGAGCAGCGGGGCGAGTCCGGTGCCGCCCGCCAGCAGCAGGGCGGGCCGGGTGAGTTCCCGCAGATAGAAGCTGCCCATCGGGCCGGTGAAGTCGATCCGGTCGCCGATCTGGGCACGGTCGCGCAGATAGCTCGACATCACGCCGTCCTCGGTGAGGCGGACGAGGAAGGAGACCAGCCCCTCGGCGGGTCCGTTGCTGAACGAGTACGACCGGGTGACGTCCGTGCCGGGTACGGCGACGTTGACGTACTGGCCGGGGAGGAAGGCCAGCGCGTCGCGGTCGTCGAGTTCGAGCGTGAAGGCGACGGTGGTCTCCGACAGCTTCTCCCGTGCGACCAGGGTCGCGCCGTAGGTCGCGGCGGCCGTCTTCGCGGCGTCCGACGTGGTGGGGATGCGGAGCACCAGGTCGCTCTGCGGGGTCATCTGGCAGGGCAGCGCGTACCCCTGCGCGGCCTCCTCGTCGGTCAGCGCCTCCTCGATGTAGTCGCCGCCGTCGTAACTGCCGCTCTCGCACAGGGACTTGCAGGTGCCGCAAGCGCCGTCACGGCAGTCGAGGGGGATGTTGATGCGTGCCTTGTACGAGGCGTCGGCGACGGTTTCGTCCGGTCCGCAGGTGACGAACCGCGTGATGCCGTCTTCGAAGGCCAGGGCGACCTGATGAGTGCTCATGGTGAACTCGCTTCGGGAGGAAGGGCGGGCGATCAGATGTGGTAGATGTCGACCACGTGATGAATGCAGTCGTTCTTCAGAACGACCTTCTTCTTCCTGATCAGTGGGGTCTCGCCCGAGAAGTCGATGGTGTAGAACGACGTCCCGAAGTACGGGTCGATGTTCTGGTAGCGGTAGTACAGCGTGTGCCAGTTG includes these proteins:
- the benC gene encoding benzoate 1,2-dioxygenase electron transfer component BenC translates to MSTHQVALAFEDGITRFVTCGPDETVADASYKARINIPLDCRDGACGTCKSLCESGSYDGGDYIEEALTDEEAAQGYALPCQMTPQSDLVLRIPTTSDAAKTAAATYGATLVAREKLSETTVAFTLELDDRDALAFLPGQYVNVAVPGTDVTRSYSFSNGPAEGLVSFLVRLTEDGVMSSYLRDRAQIGDRIDFTGPMGSFYLRELTRPALLLAGGTGLAPLLSMLEQLTTQPPGHPVHLVYGVSSERDLVRLETLADYAAVIPGFTYDTCVKEYVTERLEPEHLHDGDVDVYVCGPPPMVEGVRDHFRRQGVTPAHFHHEKFAPTGAGDLVGAAR